Proteins from a single region of Shinella zoogloeoides:
- a CDS encoding calcium-binding protein has product MIIDIKATKQTAAQTDPAERYALKSMERKSRTPMVLGLLLAGLVVYLKSFFTSHARPADDAAADPKAQEEAETPPTEEEPLAPVLAIDYGPAEGGFLEDDGGAVLDGPLWSGFLSAGGPQTGARFEIDPRDWIGAKSFGFGSLAANDNMDPGSYYEIPSSGGGQGPDTGGWQPPLTPPGVDGEGGDGDDGEGPDGPDDPDRSNRAPRVSGPVYLMDVTGCAVLAIALSDLLRNAHDPDGDVLSVRNLTISHGTLTPSGGQWLFQGGPKFEGLVTVTYQITDGDLLVDQVAYFRVQRNAIEGTQRDDVIVGTACGDDIDGGAGDDNIDARGGDDVILGGDGDDHIVAGDGDDIVLAGRGDDIVFGGAGNDRISGGEGDDRLYGDDGDDILFGDEGNDLLVGGAGNDILDGGEGDDRLEGGAGNDVLRDGAGRDETFGGAGDDLLVAALDGEDDVHDGGAGHDTLSFAPTTAGVTVDLDEGVAFGSEIGEDTITSFEAVIGGAGNDHIIASTREANVLAGGAGDDIFEFLPPAAPAVAETLPATVRHAILDFDVGDRVRMSKYDLFERIVDRNEDQFEAIYGDDFDDDEIAIRYRHDRTDELSQTVIEADFNRDGTWETTVMIEGTRIFFIIEHA; this is encoded by the coding sequence ATGATCATCGATATCAAGGCAACGAAGCAGACTGCGGCGCAAACCGACCCCGCCGAGCGCTATGCCCTGAAGAGCATGGAGCGCAAGTCCAGGACGCCCATGGTGCTGGGGCTGCTTCTGGCGGGACTGGTCGTCTATCTCAAGTCCTTCTTCACCAGCCACGCCCGGCCAGCGGACGATGCGGCGGCCGACCCGAAGGCGCAGGAGGAAGCGGAAACGCCTCCAACGGAAGAAGAGCCGCTCGCGCCGGTCCTCGCCATCGATTACGGCCCGGCCGAGGGCGGCTTTCTGGAGGACGACGGCGGCGCGGTGCTGGACGGCCCCCTCTGGAGCGGTTTCCTTTCCGCCGGAGGGCCGCAGACCGGCGCGCGGTTCGAGATCGACCCAAGGGACTGGATCGGTGCGAAGTCCTTCGGCTTCGGCTCGCTCGCGGCCAATGACAATATGGATCCCGGCTCCTACTACGAGATCCCGTCTTCGGGCGGTGGCCAGGGGCCGGATACGGGAGGATGGCAGCCCCCCCTGACGCCGCCCGGCGTGGACGGGGAGGGCGGCGATGGCGACGATGGTGAAGGGCCGGATGGTCCCGACGATCCTGACCGCTCGAACCGTGCCCCCCGTGTCTCCGGCCCCGTCTATCTCATGGACGTGACGGGATGCGCCGTTCTGGCGATCGCGCTTTCCGACCTGCTGCGCAACGCCCACGACCCGGATGGCGATGTGCTCTCCGTCCGCAACCTCACGATCTCGCACGGTACGCTGACGCCGTCCGGCGGGCAGTGGCTGTTCCAGGGCGGGCCGAAATTCGAAGGCCTTGTGACCGTGACCTACCAGATCACGGACGGCGACTTGCTCGTCGATCAGGTCGCCTATTTCCGGGTCCAGCGGAACGCCATTGAAGGCACGCAGCGCGATGATGTCATCGTCGGCACGGCTTGTGGCGACGATATCGACGGCGGAGCGGGAGACGACAATATCGATGCCCGGGGCGGTGACGACGTCATCCTTGGGGGCGATGGAGACGACCATATCGTGGCGGGCGACGGGGACGATATCGTCCTTGCCGGCCGTGGCGACGATATCGTTTTCGGCGGTGCCGGCAACGACCGGATTTCCGGCGGCGAGGGCGACGACCGACTCTATGGCGACGACGGCGACGACATCCTCTTCGGAGACGAGGGGAACGACCTTCTGGTGGGCGGTGCCGGCAACGACATTCTCGATGGCGGCGAAGGCGACGACAGGCTCGAAGGCGGCGCGGGCAATGACGTCCTGCGCGACGGCGCCGGGCGGGACGAAACCTTCGGCGGTGCCGGCGACGACCTCCTCGTGGCCGCGCTGGACGGTGAGGACGATGTCCATGATGGCGGGGCGGGGCATGACACGCTCAGCTTCGCGCCGACGACCGCCGGCGTGACCGTCGATCTGGATGAGGGCGTGGCCTTCGGCAGCGAGATCGGCGAGGACACGATCACGTCCTTCGAGGCCGTGATCGGCGGCGCCGGGAACGATCACATCATCGCCAGCACGCGCGAGGCCAATGTGCTTGCGGGCGGGGCGGGCGACGACATCTTCGAGTTCCTGCCCCCCGCGGCCCCGGCCGTGGCGGAGACGCTGCCGGCAACGGTGCGTCACGCCATCCTCGATTTCGATGTCGGCGACCGGGTGCGCATGTCGAAATACGACCTCTTCGAAAGGATCGTCGACAGGAACGAGGACCAGTTCGAAGCGATCTATGGCGACGACTTCGACGATGACGAGATCGCCATCCGCTACCGCCACGACCGGACCGACGAGCTGAGCCAGACGGTCATCGAGGCGGACTTCAACCGCGACGGCACATGGGAAACGACCGTGATGATCGAGGGAACCCGTATCTTCTTCATCATCGAGCACGCCTGA
- a CDS encoding type I secretion system permease/ATPase has protein sequence MRAKETMSAERRKNAEKLTSGFRAIGVFLFVMSGIINILALTGAFYMLQIYDRALTSASIPTLLAVSLLAIGLYCFQGLFDILRSQILVRIGARLDRKVAPLAHRVAVDMPRFGFSTAEALERGRDVDTVRSFLGSQGPVALFDLPWMPVFLVFVYILHPLLGALAIGGAVTLTVLTIVTELMTRRLTSATHSAVITRNAIADSNARNADILKAMGFAGRAVARFDRANEDHLDLQTRANDISGTFGAISRVLRMILQSAVLGLGAYLTIQGQLSAGAIIAASVASARALAPIDLAIGNWKSVVAARAAFQRLKETVVALMSAPEPMELPAPVRSLKVECITVAVPGTGRVLLSDVSFELKAGQALGVIGASGGGKTTLARALTGIWPTLRGSVRLDDADLTQWEDTRLGSYVGYLPQEVSLLDATIEENISRFDEAADARAIVKAAAAAGVHTMVVRLPDGYKTQLGPLGSALSGGQRQRIGLARALYGEPFLVILDEPNSNLDSEGEAALTAAIESVKARGGIVVIIAHRPSALAAVDMVAVVQNGKLTAFGPKEDVLGAVVQAPPAPPAAASVGHIVRKERASVGAWVST, from the coding sequence ATGCGTGCCAAAGAAACGATGTCCGCGGAAAGGCGGAAGAATGCGGAGAAGCTGACGAGCGGCTTTCGGGCCATCGGTGTCTTTCTCTTCGTGATGTCGGGGATCATCAACATCCTGGCGCTGACCGGCGCCTTCTACATGCTGCAGATCTATGACCGGGCGCTGACCAGCGCGAGCATTCCGACGCTGCTCGCCGTCTCGCTGCTGGCGATCGGTCTTTATTGCTTCCAGGGCCTGTTCGATATTCTGCGCTCGCAGATTCTGGTGCGCATCGGCGCGCGCCTCGACCGCAAGGTCGCACCGCTGGCCCACCGGGTCGCCGTCGATATGCCGCGCTTCGGTTTTTCCACCGCCGAAGCGCTCGAACGCGGGCGCGATGTCGATACCGTGCGCAGCTTCCTCGGCAGCCAGGGGCCGGTCGCCCTGTTCGATCTGCCGTGGATGCCCGTCTTCCTCGTCTTCGTCTATATCCTTCATCCCCTGCTGGGGGCGCTCGCCATCGGCGGCGCGGTCACCCTGACGGTGCTGACCATCGTCACCGAGTTGATGACGCGGCGCTTGACGAGCGCGACCCACAGCGCCGTGATAACGCGCAACGCCATCGCCGATTCCAATGCCCGCAATGCCGATATCCTGAAGGCGATGGGCTTTGCCGGCCGCGCGGTCGCCCGCTTCGACCGCGCGAACGAGGATCATCTCGATCTCCAGACCCGCGCCAACGATATCAGCGGCACCTTCGGCGCCATTTCGCGCGTGCTGCGCATGATCCTGCAATCCGCGGTGCTGGGGCTGGGCGCCTATCTGACGATCCAGGGGCAGCTTTCGGCCGGCGCGATCATCGCGGCCTCGGTCGCCTCGGCGCGCGCGCTTGCGCCCATCGACCTTGCCATCGGCAACTGGAAGAGCGTGGTCGCCGCGCGGGCCGCCTTCCAGCGCCTCAAGGAGACCGTCGTCGCCCTGATGTCGGCGCCCGAGCCGATGGAGCTTCCCGCGCCCGTGCGCTCGCTGAAGGTGGAATGCATCACGGTCGCCGTGCCCGGCACCGGCAGGGTCCTTTTGAGCGATGTCAGCTTCGAGCTGAAGGCGGGCCAGGCGCTTGGCGTCATCGGCGCAAGCGGCGGCGGCAAGACGACGCTTGCCCGCGCGCTCACCGGCATCTGGCCGACCCTGCGGGGCAGCGTGCGGCTGGACGATGCCGACCTGACACAATGGGAGGACACGCGGCTCGGCTCCTATGTCGGCTATCTGCCGCAGGAAGTGTCCCTGCTCGACGCCACGATAGAGGAGAACATCTCGCGCTTCGACGAGGCGGCGGATGCACGGGCCATCGTCAAGGCGGCCGCTGCCGCGGGCGTCCACACCATGGTCGTGCGCCTGCCGGATGGGTACAAGACACAGCTCGGTCCCCTCGGCTCGGCCCTTTCCGGCGGCCAGCGCCAGCGTATCGGCCTTGCGCGCGCGCTCTATGGAGAACCGTTCCTCGTTATCCTCGACGAACCCAACTCCAATCTCGACAGCGAGGGTGAGGCGGCGCTGACGGCGGCTATCGAAAGCGTCAAGGCGCGCGGGGGCATCGTCGTGATCATCGCGCATCGGCCGAGCGCCCTTGCGGCGGTCGACATGGTCGCCGTGGTGCAGAACGGCAAGCTGACGGCCTTCGGCCCGAAGGAGGACGTTCTCGGCGCTGTCGTCCAGGCGCCGCCCGCCCCGCCGGCCGCCGCGTCCGTCGGCCATATCGTCAGGAAGGAGCGCGCCAGTGTAGGGGCGTGGGTTTCGACATGA
- a CDS encoding ROK family transcriptional regulator, giving the protein MTDAPRISRQFSQRSVMETIVQGGPISRASIAKLTGLSKQTISEIVRDLEDDGWVRETGRTSGHVGRTAVTYELVVDAAFIVAVDLGGTKVRVAVTDLAGQIVIEDAAPTDRRGGAHLVAQISGMALAAASAAKVPREKLRLAVVGVPGAPDNRTGRVLLAPNIRDFDTMDVLEAFRQALGFDVVLENDVNLAALGESWQGQGQGIDNLAYVALGTGIGSGLILGGNLVRGAANAAGEMGFLPIGADPFDPESLRVGAYERAVATHGIIARYEAATGERIDVPAIFERAAAGDKAADAALDDTARQVACGIAAICAIANPQLVILGGSIGLRPEILERARRFLPQCFPYPVDVVSGELGARAALVGATAVGLSQLHNTLFGVATPNAGISLPPVGTDSSQEAAE; this is encoded by the coding sequence ATGACCGACGCGCCCCGCATTTCCCGGCAGTTCTCGCAGCGCTCCGTCATGGAGACTATCGTGCAGGGCGGGCCGATCTCGCGGGCTTCCATCGCGAAGCTGACGGGTCTGTCGAAGCAGACGATCTCCGAGATCGTGCGCGACCTTGAGGATGACGGCTGGGTACGTGAAACGGGGCGCACTAGCGGGCATGTCGGCCGCACCGCCGTGACCTATGAGCTGGTGGTTGACGCGGCTTTCATCGTGGCGGTCGATCTCGGCGGGACGAAGGTGCGCGTGGCCGTGACCGATCTTGCCGGGCAGATCGTGATCGAGGATGCGGCGCCCACCGACCGGCGCGGCGGAGCCCATCTCGTCGCCCAGATATCCGGCATGGCGCTTGCGGCCGCCTCGGCCGCCAAGGTGCCGCGTGAGAAGCTGCGGCTTGCCGTCGTCGGCGTGCCTGGTGCGCCCGATAACCGGACGGGCCGTGTGCTGCTTGCTCCCAATATCCGTGATTTCGACACGATGGATGTTCTGGAGGCCTTCCGGCAGGCGCTCGGCTTCGATGTGGTGCTCGAGAACGACGTCAATCTCGCCGCCCTCGGGGAAAGCTGGCAGGGGCAGGGGCAGGGCATCGACAACCTCGCCTATGTGGCGCTCGGTACGGGTATCGGCAGCGGCCTCATCCTCGGCGGTAATCTCGTGCGCGGCGCGGCCAATGCGGCGGGCGAAATGGGTTTCCTGCCGATCGGCGCGGATCCCTTCGATCCGGAATCCCTGCGGGTCGGCGCCTATGAGCGCGCCGTCGCGACGCATGGCATCATCGCGCGTTATGAAGCGGCGACCGGCGAGCGGATCGACGTCCCCGCCATCTTCGAGCGCGCGGCGGCCGGCGATAAGGCTGCCGATGCCGCGCTCGACGATACGGCCCGCCAGGTTGCCTGCGGCATCGCCGCGATCTGCGCCATCGCCAATCCCCAACTTGTCATCCTCGGCGGCTCCATCGGCCTGCGCCCGGAAATCCTGGAGCGCGCACGCCGCTTCCTGCCGCAGTGCTTCCCCTATCCGGTCGATGTCGTCTCGGGTGAACTCGGCGCGCGCGCGGCGCTGGTCGGCGCGACAGCGGTCGGCCTCAGCCAGTTGCACAACACGCTCTTTGGCGTCGCGACGCCGAATGCCGGCATCTCGCTGCCCCCGGTGGGAACGGATTCGTCGCAGGAGGCCGCGGAATGA
- a CDS encoding HlyD family type I secretion periplasmic adaptor subunit, whose product MSKQSVNTFRIGPRVFAGATLGFLLVAGVGGWAATAQLSGAVIAQGQVAVDQRIKAIQHRDGGIVSEIAVREGDAVEAGQVLLRLDDAQTRAELSIVEAQLLEQTVRRARLLAERDLLAAIEFPRTLDLKRPETVFLVNGETRLFDGNRMNRESRKQQLELGTVQVSEEITGLEAQRSSKADEIRLVEEQRRKFETLVEQQLLERGPLYSANRDFARLEGERGEIDAAIARARSKMNEISLQIIAIDESARTEAQRELTTVETRMSELQDRHMAISDRLSRTQIRAPLSGTVNELNVHTVGGVITPAEVLVTIVPKGAKLKVEVMLQPTAIDQVELGSPTRLRLTALNQRTTPELAGVVSHVSPATARDPASGQLFYKGDVEISEGELAKMGKSRLIPGMPVEVYVTTSERTALSYFAKPIVDQFSKAFRER is encoded by the coding sequence ATGAGCAAGCAATCCGTGAACACCTTCCGTATCGGCCCCCGGGTTTTCGCTGGGGCGACGCTGGGCTTTCTGCTTGTCGCCGGTGTCGGCGGCTGGGCCGCGACGGCCCAGCTTTCCGGCGCGGTGATCGCGCAGGGACAGGTTGCCGTGGACCAGCGGATAAAGGCCATCCAGCACCGGGACGGCGGGATTGTGAGCGAGATCGCCGTGCGCGAGGGGGACGCTGTCGAGGCGGGACAGGTTCTGCTGCGCCTCGACGACGCGCAGACCAGGGCGGAGCTGTCCATCGTGGAGGCGCAGCTTCTCGAGCAGACCGTGCGCCGGGCAAGGCTCCTGGCGGAGCGCGACCTTCTGGCGGCGATAGAATTCCCCCGGACACTCGACCTGAAGCGCCCTGAAACCGTGTTTCTCGTCAACGGCGAGACCCGGCTTTTCGACGGCAACCGCATGAACCGCGAAAGCCGCAAGCAGCAGCTCGAGCTCGGCACCGTGCAGGTCTCGGAGGAAATCACGGGGCTGGAGGCCCAGCGCAGTTCAAAGGCCGACGAGATCCGGCTGGTGGAGGAACAGCGCCGGAAGTTCGAGACGCTCGTGGAGCAGCAGTTGCTCGAGCGCGGGCCGCTCTATTCGGCAAATCGCGATTTCGCCCGGCTGGAGGGCGAGCGGGGCGAGATCGACGCCGCCATCGCGCGCGCGCGCAGCAAGATGAACGAGATAAGCCTGCAGATCATCGCCATCGACGAGAGCGCCCGCACCGAGGCGCAGCGTGAACTGACCACGGTCGAAACCCGGATGTCCGAGCTTCAGGACCGGCATATGGCCATATCCGACCGCCTGTCGCGCACGCAGATCCGGGCGCCCCTTTCGGGCACGGTCAATGAACTGAACGTGCATACCGTGGGGGGCGTCATCACGCCGGCCGAGGTGCTGGTGACGATCGTTCCCAAGGGGGCGAAGCTCAAGGTCGAGGTCATGCTCCAGCCGACCGCCATCGATCAGGTCGAACTCGGCAGCCCCACGCGGTTGCGCCTGACGGCGCTGAACCAGCGCACGACGCCCGAGCTTGCCGGCGTGGTTTCGCACGTCTCCCCCGCCACCGCCCGCGATCCGGCCAGCGGCCAGCTCTTCTACAAGGGCGATGTCGAGATATCGGAGGGCGAACTGGCGAAGATGGGCAAGAGCCGTCTTATTCCCGGCATGCCGGTGGAGGTCTACGTGACGACCAGCGAAAGGACGGCACTGTCCTACTTCGCCAAGCCGATCGTCGATCAGTTCAGCAAGGCTTTCCGTGAGCGCTGA